From one Streptomyces chromofuscus genomic stretch:
- a CDS encoding ABC transporter ATP-binding protein, translating to MTSGTATTASETAAPDRAGRLPVAGPAEVRRAMAGLIRADGRAFAAVLALNALAAAVGLAGPWLLGLIVNEVRAGGGVEVVDRLALALVGCALAQLLLSRWARYAGHRFGERTLARIREGFVDRALSLPASVVERAGTGDLTARGTADVTAVGTTLRDAGPELLIATLQVLFLFGAVVALDPLLGACALLGWLGIWFPMRWYLRRARSAYLAEGAATSDVAEVLAATAAGARTIEAFGLHERRIAASRDALEEARRTRLHTLRLRSVFFPAADVAYALPVVGVLLVGGFLHERGALTLGAVVAAALYLRQVTEPLDVILIRVEQLQMSNASFARVEGLALAPRTAAGDSPDPDGDRIDVTGVRYAYDRGGEVLRGVDLTIRPGERLAVVGPSGAGKSTLGRLLAGVDAPSAGSVTVGGVPVAGLGPERLRRQVVLVTQEHHVFLGTVRDNLLIAEPAATDEQLCAALAAVGADAWVRELPAGLDTELGAGACRTDGSQAQQLALARVVLADPHTLILDEATALLDPATARHTEHALAAVLAGRTVIAVAHRLHTAHDADRVAVMESGRISELGTHEELVAAGGAYARLWRTWHGDPAG from the coding sequence ATGACGTCGGGGACCGCCACTACGGCCTCGGAGACCGCTGCGCCGGACCGCGCGGGCCGGTTGCCCGTCGCCGGGCCCGCCGAGGTGCGGCGGGCCATGGCGGGGCTGATCCGGGCCGACGGACGGGCCTTCGCCGCCGTACTGGCGCTGAACGCGCTGGCCGCCGCGGTGGGTCTGGCCGGTCCGTGGCTGCTGGGGCTGATCGTCAACGAGGTCCGTGCGGGCGGCGGCGTCGAGGTCGTCGACCGGCTGGCGCTCGCGCTCGTCGGGTGCGCGCTCGCGCAGTTGCTGCTGTCGCGGTGGGCGCGCTACGCCGGGCACCGGTTCGGGGAGCGGACGCTGGCGCGGATCCGGGAGGGGTTCGTCGACCGGGCGCTGTCGCTGCCCGCGTCGGTGGTGGAGCGGGCCGGGACGGGCGATCTGACCGCCCGCGGCACCGCCGACGTCACCGCCGTCGGGACCACCTTGCGGGACGCCGGTCCGGAGCTGCTCATCGCCACCTTGCAGGTGCTGTTCCTGTTCGGCGCGGTCGTCGCGCTGGACCCCCTGCTGGGCGCCTGCGCGCTGCTCGGCTGGCTCGGCATCTGGTTCCCGATGCGCTGGTACCTGCGCCGGGCGCGCTCCGCCTACCTCGCCGAGGGCGCGGCCACCTCGGACGTCGCGGAGGTCCTCGCGGCGACCGCGGCCGGCGCCCGCACGATCGAGGCGTTCGGGCTCCACGAGCGCCGGATCGCCGCGAGCCGGGACGCGCTGGAGGAGGCGCGGCGCACCCGGCTGCACACCCTGCGGCTGCGCAGCGTGTTCTTCCCGGCCGCGGACGTCGCCTACGCCTTGCCGGTGGTGGGTGTCCTGCTGGTCGGGGGCTTCCTGCACGAGCGGGGGGCGCTGACCCTGGGAGCGGTGGTGGCCGCCGCGCTGTATCTGCGGCAGGTCACCGAGCCGCTGGACGTGATCCTGATCCGGGTCGAGCAGCTGCAGATGAGCAACGCCTCCTTCGCCCGGGTGGAGGGACTGGCGCTGGCGCCCCGCACGGCCGCGGGCGACTCGCCCGACCCGGACGGCGACCGCATCGACGTGACCGGCGTGCGCTACGCCTACGACCGGGGCGGCGAGGTCCTGCGGGGCGTCGACCTGACGATCCGGCCCGGGGAGCGGCTGGCGGTCGTCGGTCCGTCCGGCGCGGGCAAGTCCACGCTGGGCAGGCTGCTGGCCGGAGTCGACGCGCCGAGCGCGGGCAGCGTGACGGTGGGCGGGGTGCCGGTCGCCGGTCTGGGTCCGGAGCGGCTGCGCCGCCAGGTCGTGCTGGTGACGCAGGAGCACCACGTCTTCCTGGGCACGGTCCGCGACAACCTGCTGATCGCCGAACCGGCCGCGACGGACGAGCAGTTGTGTGCGGCGCTCGCCGCGGTCGGCGCGGACGCCTGGGTGCGCGAACTGCCCGCCGGCCTCGACACCGAACTGGGAGCGGGGGCCTGCCGCACCGACGGCTCGCAGGCCCAGCAACTGGCGCTCGCCCGCGTGGTCCTCGCCGACCCGCACACCCTGATCCTCGACGAGGCCACCGCGCTGCTCGACCCGGCGACGGCCCGGCACACCGAGCACGCCCTGGCCGCGGTCCTCGCGGGCCGTACGGTCATCGCCGTCGCGCACCGGCTGCACACCGCGCACGACGCGGACCGGGTGGCCGTGATGGAGTCCGGGCGGATCAGCGAACTGGGCACGCACGAGGAGTTGGTGGCGGCGGGCGGTGCCTACGCACGGCTGTGGCGGACGTGGCACGGGGATCCGGCCGGGTAG
- a CDS encoding ABC transporter transmembrane domain-containing protein, with protein sequence MIDAYEDPGTPDSRGPARYLWWLVRSQPGRSAVAALLGILSLALPAVVPYLLARAVDDGLEPGDRGALVGWSAAVLAAGGLNAWLNIARHRTMTRVRMDANFRTVKVVVGQAVRLGASLRRQVAAGEVVTIGVGDVQTVATALTVIGPGVGAVVGYAVVAALLLAVSPLLAAVVLIGVPVIGVLAGPLMGRLQSTETAYRERQGALTARIGDLAGGLRVLGGLGGKELVAEAFRRDSRRLRAEGYRVGAVTSWIQALGLGLPTVFLAVVTWLAARLVAQGQITVGELVSVYGYVAVLVVPVAYFLEFGQQVGRGLVAARRVVRFLRLGPLDGGGACDAPAEPSVLHDPESGVRVPPGRLTALACERPADAAEIVDRLGRYTPSDTTWGGVRLDEIALARVRERILVADHEADLFAGTLREVVLGRRTDADDTAVARAVRAAVADDVVRGLPDGLDSRIDAQGRNLSGGQQQRVRLARALLADPEVLLAVEPTSALDAHTEAAVARRLRDARAGRTTVVTTTSPLVLDRADTVYFLVDGKVAAGGTHEGLLAYEPGYRALVARDADDEADADAGEAEEAVR encoded by the coding sequence GTGATCGACGCGTACGAGGACCCCGGCACGCCCGACAGCCGCGGTCCCGCCCGGTATCTGTGGTGGCTGGTGCGCAGCCAGCCGGGCCGGTCGGCCGTGGCGGCGCTGCTCGGGATCCTGTCGCTGGCGCTGCCCGCGGTGGTGCCGTACCTGCTGGCCCGCGCGGTCGACGACGGCCTGGAACCCGGTGACCGGGGCGCGCTGGTCGGCTGGTCGGCGGCCGTGCTGGCGGCCGGGGGGCTCAACGCCTGGCTGAACATCGCCCGGCACCGCACGATGACCCGGGTGCGCATGGACGCCAACTTCCGCACGGTCAAGGTGGTGGTGGGGCAGGCGGTCCGGCTCGGCGCGTCGCTGCGCCGGCAGGTCGCGGCCGGCGAGGTCGTCACGATCGGCGTGGGCGACGTGCAGACCGTCGCCACCGCCCTGACCGTGATCGGGCCGGGCGTCGGCGCGGTCGTCGGGTACGCCGTCGTCGCCGCGCTGCTGCTCGCGGTGTCCCCGCTGCTGGCCGCCGTGGTGCTGATCGGTGTGCCCGTGATCGGTGTCCTGGCCGGGCCGTTGATGGGCCGCCTGCAGAGCACCGAGACGGCGTACCGGGAACGGCAGGGCGCGCTGACCGCACGCATCGGCGACCTGGCCGGCGGGCTGCGGGTGCTGGGCGGCCTCGGCGGCAAGGAACTGGTCGCCGAGGCGTTCCGCCGCGACTCGCGGCGACTGCGCGCCGAGGGGTACCGGGTCGGCGCGGTGACCAGCTGGATCCAGGCGCTGGGCCTCGGTCTGCCGACGGTGTTCCTGGCCGTGGTCACCTGGCTCGCGGCCCGGCTGGTGGCCCAGGGGCAGATCACCGTCGGCGAGTTGGTGTCCGTGTACGGCTATGTCGCGGTGCTGGTGGTGCCGGTGGCGTACTTCCTGGAGTTCGGCCAGCAGGTCGGCCGGGGGCTGGTGGCCGCGCGCCGGGTCGTGCGGTTCCTGCGGCTGGGCCCGCTGGACGGCGGCGGGGCGTGCGACGCCCCGGCCGAGCCGTCCGTGCTGCACGACCCGGAGTCGGGCGTGCGGGTGCCGCCGGGGCGGCTGACCGCGCTCGCCTGCGAACGGCCCGCCGACGCGGCGGAGATCGTCGACCGGCTCGGCCGGTACACGCCGTCGGACACGACCTGGGGCGGGGTACGGCTGGACGAGATCGCGCTCGCCCGGGTGCGGGAGCGGATCCTGGTCGCGGACCACGAGGCCGACCTGTTCGCGGGCACCCTGCGCGAGGTGGTGCTCGGGCGCCGGACCGACGCCGACGACACGGCCGTCGCGCGCGCCGTGCGTGCCGCCGTGGCCGACGACGTCGTGCGGGGACTGCCGGACGGGCTCGACTCGCGGATCGACGCCCAGGGCCGGAACCTGTCGGGCGGTCAGCAGCAGCGGGTACGGCTGGCGCGGGCGCTGCTGGCCGACCCCGAGGTGCTGCTCGCCGTGGAGCCGACGTCCGCGCTCGACGCGCACACCGAGGCGGCGGTGGCGCGGCGGCTGCGGGACGCGCGCGCGGGCCGTACGACCGTCGTCACCACCACCTCGCCGCTGGTGCTGGACCGGGCGGACACCGTGTACTTCCTGGTCGACGGCAAGGTCGCGGCCGGCGGGACCCACGAGGGGCTGCTGGCGTACGAGCCCGGGTACCGCGCGCTGGTGGCGCGGGACGCCGACGACGAGGCCGACGCGGACGCCGGAGAGGCCGAGGAGGCCGTGCGATGA
- a CDS encoding ABC transporter ATP-binding protein — protein MTASTSTPVPVADDEPRGPAKADDPFDKDVLPAPPGATGTLLRSLLAPMRARVVVTTLLLLLQQSAVQAGPLLVAFAIDDAVPAFRAHDQGPLIAVGVGYLLCAAASGGLHYAFVVASARVSQDVLLDLRGRIFRHAQALSVDFHERYTSGRLISRATTDVESLRELLEEGLQELVMVIVSCVYVAAILLWLDLGLGALAVVSFGPLWWLVRLYQRRARRVYTLRSTAIAAVIVKFVETMNGIRPVRAFRREAANDAEFGTLNRRHERTNGDALLEMARYVVGSRVVGNTAVALIVLWGAFRVADGTLALGVLAAAVLYLRRMYDPIDRFGMFLNSYQSAAASLEKIAGLLAQTPSVPEPSAPRELPPLASAHPGREVVFEGVRFAYRTGGEVLPRFDLTIPAGQTVAVVGSTGAGKSTLAKLLARFYDPTDGRVLLDGVDLRRLAVPELRRGVVMVTQESFLFSGTVAENIAIGRPDASRADIEGAAKAIGAHDFIAALPEGYDTDVRKRGGRISAGQRQLVAFARALLADPAVLILDEATSSLDIPGERAVQRAMTTVLKGRTAVVIAHRLSTVEIADRVLVMEHGRIVEDGSPAELVAGTGRFAGLHRAWRDSLA, from the coding sequence ATGACCGCGTCCACATCCACCCCCGTCCCCGTCGCCGACGACGAGCCGCGCGGTCCGGCGAAGGCCGACGACCCGTTCGACAAGGACGTCCTGCCCGCCCCGCCGGGCGCCACCGGAACCCTGCTGCGGTCGCTGCTCGCGCCGATGAGGGCCCGGGTCGTCGTCACCACGCTACTGCTGCTCCTGCAACAGTCGGCCGTGCAGGCGGGCCCCTTGCTGGTGGCGTTCGCCATCGACGACGCCGTGCCCGCCTTCCGCGCCCACGACCAGGGGCCGCTGATCGCGGTGGGGGTCGGCTATCTGCTGTGCGCCGCCGCCTCCGGCGGGCTCCATTACGCGTTCGTCGTCGCCTCCGCCCGGGTCAGCCAGGACGTGCTGCTCGATCTGCGCGGCCGGATCTTCCGCCACGCGCAGGCGCTGAGCGTGGACTTCCACGAGCGCTACACCTCGGGCCGGCTGATCTCCCGTGCCACCACGGACGTCGAGTCGCTGCGCGAGCTGCTGGAGGAAGGGCTCCAGGAGCTGGTGATGGTGATCGTGTCCTGCGTGTACGTCGCGGCGATCCTGCTCTGGCTGGACCTGGGCCTGGGCGCGCTGGCGGTGGTGTCGTTCGGGCCGCTGTGGTGGCTCGTACGGCTGTACCAGCGGCGGGCGCGCCGGGTGTACACCCTGCGGTCGACCGCGATCGCCGCGGTGATCGTGAAGTTCGTGGAGACGATGAACGGCATCCGCCCGGTGCGCGCGTTCCGCCGGGAGGCCGCCAACGACGCCGAGTTCGGCACGCTGAACCGCCGGCACGAGCGGACGAACGGCGACGCGCTGCTGGAGATGGCCCGCTATGTCGTCGGCTCCCGCGTCGTGGGCAACACGGCGGTCGCGCTGATCGTGCTGTGGGGCGCCTTCCGGGTCGCGGACGGCACGCTGGCGCTCGGCGTGCTGGCGGCGGCGGTGCTGTACCTGCGGCGGATGTACGACCCGATCGACCGGTTCGGCATGTTCCTCAACTCGTACCAGTCGGCGGCGGCCTCGTTGGAGAAGATCGCCGGGCTGCTGGCCCAGACGCCGTCGGTGCCGGAGCCGTCGGCCCCGCGGGAGCTCCCGCCGCTCGCCTCCGCGCACCCCGGCCGCGAGGTCGTCTTCGAGGGCGTCCGCTTCGCCTACCGCACCGGCGGCGAGGTGCTGCCCCGCTTCGACCTGACGATCCCGGCCGGGCAGACCGTCGCGGTGGTCGGCTCCACGGGCGCGGGCAAGTCCACGCTGGCCAAGCTGCTGGCCCGCTTCTACGACCCGACCGACGGGCGGGTGCTGCTGGACGGGGTGGACCTGCGCCGGCTGGCCGTGCCGGAGCTGCGGCGCGGGGTGGTGATGGTGACGCAGGAGTCGTTCCTGTTCTCCGGCACGGTCGCCGAGAACATCGCCATCGGCCGCCCGGACGCGAGCCGCGCGGACATCGAGGGCGCCGCGAAGGCGATCGGCGCGCACGACTTCATCGCCGCGCTGCCCGAGGGGTACGACACGGACGTCCGCAAGCGGGGCGGCCGGATCTCGGCCGGTCAGCGGCAACTCGTCGCCTTCGCAAGGGCGTTGCTGGCGGACCCGGCGGTGCTGATCCTCGACGAGGCGACCAGCTCGCTGGACATCCCGGGCGAGCGGGCGGTCCAGCGGGCGATGACGACCGTGCTGAAGGGCCGCACCGCCGTCGTGATCGCGCACCGGCTGTCCACCGTGGAGATCGCGGACCGGGTGCTGGTGATGGAGCACGGGCGGATCGTCGAGGACGGCAGCCCGGCGGAACTCGTCGCCGGCACGGGCCGGTTCGCGGGGCTGCACCGGGCGTGGCGGGACAGCCTCGCGTGA
- a CDS encoding ABC transporter ATP-binding protein, with amino-acid sequence MPTTRATTPQDRSAVRSLLRLWPYVRPVRARLLTAALVAIVASCVGLVIPLVLKWLVDGPVAGRDPAGVWLGALFLLLLGLAEALLFGLRRWLVARPLAGVEAAMRADLYRHLQRLPVAFHDRWASGQLLSRGTTDLMLLRMFLAFPLTFLLVNGVTILVGVIIMLVQDLTLGLVILGPAVPVMVSCALFEKRYAEAARQAQDQVGDLTTVVEEGVLGIRIIKGFGRHRSQARAFRELSRTLRGTELRKARLLASILAVIVTLPEVAIGAALVLGAVRVADGSLSAGTLVAFLSTALALRWPVDSIGFLLAMSQEAATATERYFEVMDAEPETAGAPASTAKAAPDRGLRFHSVSFRYPDAPAGSPPVLDRVDLHIRPGESMALVGATGSGKTTLTALVPRLHEVTSGRITLDGVDITAMSREELRAEVAVAFEEPTLFSASVGENVLMGAAGGAGTAELNRALAVAQAEFAHALPQGTDTQVGEQGLSLSGGQRQRLALARAVVGRPRFLVLDDPLSALDVHTEAAVEAALRKVLADTTALIVAHRPSTVLLADRVALLSGGRIAAVGTHQELLRDNAEYAHLMSGTELEAAR; translated from the coding sequence ATGCCCACGACACGTGCCACCACACCCCAAGACCGCTCCGCCGTCCGCTCGCTGCTGCGCCTGTGGCCCTACGTCAGGCCGGTGCGGGCCCGACTGCTCACCGCCGCGTTGGTCGCGATAGTCGCGTCCTGCGTCGGCCTGGTGATCCCGCTCGTGCTCAAGTGGCTCGTGGACGGGCCGGTCGCCGGTCGCGACCCGGCGGGCGTCTGGCTCGGCGCGCTGTTCCTGCTGCTCCTCGGGCTGGCCGAGGCGCTGCTGTTCGGGCTGCGGCGGTGGCTGGTGGCCCGGCCGCTGGCGGGGGTCGAGGCGGCGATGCGCGCGGACCTGTACCGGCATCTGCAGCGGCTGCCGGTGGCGTTCCACGACCGTTGGGCCTCGGGCCAGTTGCTGTCCCGGGGCACCACGGATCTGATGCTGCTGCGGATGTTCCTGGCCTTCCCGCTGACGTTCCTGCTGGTCAACGGGGTGACGATCCTGGTCGGCGTGATCATCATGCTGGTGCAGGACCTGACGCTGGGGCTGGTCATCCTGGGGCCGGCCGTGCCGGTGATGGTCAGCTGCGCGCTCTTCGAGAAGCGGTACGCGGAGGCGGCGCGGCAGGCGCAGGACCAGGTCGGTGATCTGACGACGGTCGTCGAGGAGGGCGTGCTCGGCATCCGCATCATCAAGGGGTTCGGGCGGCACCGCAGTCAGGCACGGGCGTTCCGCGAGCTGTCGCGGACGCTGCGGGGGACGGAGCTGCGCAAGGCCCGGCTGCTGGCGTCGATCCTCGCCGTCATCGTGACGCTGCCGGAGGTGGCCATCGGAGCGGCACTGGTGCTGGGGGCCGTGCGGGTGGCGGACGGCAGCCTGTCGGCGGGCACGCTGGTGGCCTTCCTGTCCACGGCGCTCGCTCTGCGGTGGCCGGTCGACTCGATCGGCTTCCTGCTGGCGATGAGCCAGGAGGCGGCGACGGCGACGGAGCGGTACTTCGAGGTGATGGACGCCGAGCCGGAGACGGCCGGCGCACCGGCGAGCACCGCGAAGGCCGCTCCCGACCGGGGCCTTCGCTTCCACTCCGTCAGCTTCCGCTACCCCGACGCCCCGGCCGGCTCCCCGCCCGTCCTGGACCGCGTCGACCTGCACATCCGCCCCGGCGAGTCCATGGCCCTCGTGGGCGCGACCGGCAGCGGCAAGACCACGCTGACCGCGCTCGTCCCCCGGCTGCACGAGGTGACCTCGGGCCGGATCACGCTCGACGGGGTCGACATCACCGCCATGTCACGGGAGGAGCTGCGCGCCGAGGTCGCCGTCGCGTTCGAGGAGCCCACGCTCTTCTCGGCGAGCGTCGGGGAGAACGTCCTCATGGGCGCCGCCGGTGGAGCGGGGACCGCCGAGCTGAACCGCGCCCTCGCCGTCGCCCAGGCCGAGTTCGCGCACGCGTTGCCGCAGGGCACGGACACGCAGGTCGGTGAGCAGGGGCTGAGCCTGTCCGGCGGCCAGCGGCAGCGGCTGGCACTGGCCAGGGCGGTCGTGGGACGGCCGCGGTTCCTGGTCCTGGACGACCCGCTGTCCGCGCTGGACGTGCACACCGAGGCCGCCGTGGAGGCGGCGCTGCGGAAGGTGCTCGCCGACACCACCGCCCTGATCGTGGCGCACCGCCCGTCCACGGTGCTGCTCGCCGACCGGGTCGCCCTGCTGTCCGGCGGCCGGATCGCGGCCGTCGGCACGCACCAGGAACTGCTGCGCGACAACGCCGAGTACGCCCACCTGATGTCCGGGACGGAACTGGAGGCAGCCCGATGA
- the glgX gene encoding glycogen debranching protein GlgX — MSSAAEQETVAGQGGRPATALNGAPRAAPAAAVPVWPGAPTPLGARFRVGPDGVAGTNFALWAGGAEAVELCLFDEDGTERRHRLTELTHEIWHGFVPGVMPGQRYGYRVHGRWDPWTGGRWNPAKLLLDPYARAVDGDFGLPPEVYGHVRDWPQQQVADTVRDERDSAPHVPKGVVVHDDDDWSDDRRPKTPWADSVIYELHVRGFTKLHPAIPEELRGTYAGLAHPAAIEHLTRLGITAVELLPVHQFAHEDHLLRRGLKNYWGYNSIGYFAPHAAYAASGTRGEQVGEFKRMVRALHAAGIEVILDVVYNHTAEAGELGPTLSLKGIDNRGYYRLQSDARRYADYTGCGNTLHVVQPHVLRLITDSLRYWVTEMGVDGFRFDLAAALARSMHDVDMLSPFLAVIAQDPVLRRVKLIAEPWDVGSGGYQVGAFPPLWTEWNDRYRNAVRDFWRHALPDVREMGYRLSGSSDLYAWGGRRPYASVNFITAHDGFTLRDLVSYERKHNEANGEGNRDGTDDNRAWNCGVEGETGEERVRALRRRQLRNLLTTLLLSTGVPMLVAGDELGRTQRGNNNAYCQDNEISWVDWGLLAEPGWKALFDLTSRLIELRHRHPVLRRRAFFSGRAHSADGLRDLAWFTARGTEMTERDWYAPAATLGMYLSGRDIPGRDERGAPILDDSFLAVLHAGERPVSFVLPGPPWAERYEVVVDTSEEDQAAAPAVTHPAGTAITVPARSVLLLRVG, encoded by the coding sequence GTGTCCAGCGCAGCCGAGCAGGAGACGGTGGCCGGGCAGGGCGGACGCCCGGCCACCGCGTTGAACGGCGCGCCGCGCGCGGCGCCGGCCGCCGCGGTGCCGGTGTGGCCGGGGGCCCCGACGCCGCTGGGGGCCCGGTTCCGGGTCGGCCCGGACGGGGTGGCGGGCACCAACTTCGCGTTGTGGGCGGGCGGGGCGGAGGCGGTGGAGCTGTGCCTGTTCGACGAGGACGGCACGGAACGGCGGCACCGCCTGACCGAGCTGACCCACGAGATCTGGCACGGGTTCGTGCCGGGAGTCATGCCGGGGCAGCGGTACGGCTACCGGGTGCACGGCCGCTGGGATCCGTGGACGGGCGGCCGCTGGAACCCGGCGAAGCTGCTGCTCGACCCGTACGCGCGCGCGGTGGACGGCGACTTCGGCCTGCCGCCCGAGGTCTACGGGCACGTCCGGGACTGGCCCCAGCAGCAGGTCGCGGACACCGTGCGCGACGAACGGGACTCGGCGCCGCACGTCCCGAAGGGGGTCGTCGTCCACGACGACGACGACTGGTCGGACGACCGCCGCCCCAAGACGCCCTGGGCGGACTCGGTGATCTACGAGCTGCACGTGCGCGGCTTCACCAAGCTGCACCCGGCGATCCCCGAGGAGCTGCGCGGCACGTACGCGGGCCTGGCCCACCCGGCGGCGATCGAGCACCTCACCCGGCTCGGCATCACGGCCGTGGAGCTGCTGCCCGTGCACCAGTTCGCGCACGAGGACCATCTGCTGCGCCGGGGCCTGAAGAACTACTGGGGCTACAACTCCATCGGCTACTTCGCCCCGCACGCCGCGTACGCCGCGTCCGGCACGCGCGGGGAACAGGTCGGCGAGTTCAAGCGGATGGTGCGGGCGCTGCACGCGGCCGGGATCGAGGTCATCCTGGACGTCGTCTACAACCACACCGCGGAGGCGGGCGAGCTGGGCCCGACGCTGTCCCTGAAGGGCATCGACAACCGCGGCTACTACCGCCTCCAGTCCGACGCCCGCCGGTACGCCGACTACACCGGCTGCGGCAACACGCTGCACGTCGTCCAGCCGCACGTGCTGCGGCTCATCACCGACTCGCTGCGCTACTGGGTGACGGAGATGGGCGTGGACGGCTTCCGGTTCGACCTGGCGGCGGCGCTGGCCCGGTCGATGCACGACGTGGACATGCTGTCCCCGTTCCTGGCCGTCATCGCGCAGGACCCGGTGCTGCGCCGGGTGAAGCTGATCGCCGAGCCCTGGGACGTCGGCTCCGGCGGGTACCAGGTGGGCGCCTTCCCGCCCCTGTGGACGGAGTGGAACGACCGCTACCGCAACGCGGTGCGGGACTTCTGGCGGCACGCGCTGCCGGACGTGCGGGAGATGGGGTACCGATTGTCGGGGTCCAGCGACCTCTACGCCTGGGGTGGCCGGCGGCCGTACGCGTCGGTCAACTTCATCACCGCGCACGACGGTTTCACGCTCCGCGACCTCGTGTCGTACGAGCGCAAGCACAACGAGGCGAACGGCGAGGGCAACCGGGACGGCACGGACGACAACCGGGCCTGGAACTGCGGGGTGGAGGGCGAGACCGGCGAGGAGCGGGTACGGGCGCTGCGGCGGCGGCAGCTGCGCAACCTGCTGACCACGCTGCTGCTGTCGACGGGCGTGCCGATGCTGGTCGCGGGCGACGAGCTGGGGCGCACGCAGCGGGGCAACAACAACGCGTACTGCCAGGACAACGAGATCAGCTGGGTCGACTGGGGGCTGCTGGCCGAGCCGGGCTGGAAGGCGCTGTTCGACCTCACCTCCCGGCTGATCGAGCTGCGCCACCGGCATCCGGTGCTGCGGCGGCGGGCGTTCTTCTCCGGGAGGGCGCACTCGGCGGACGGGCTGCGGGACCTGGCGTGGTTCACCGCGCGGGGCACGGAGATGACCGAACGGGACTGGTACGCGCCGGCGGCCACGCTCGGCATGTATCTGTCCGGGCGGGACATCCCGGGCCGGGACGAGCGGGGCGCGCCGATCCTCGACGACAGCTTCCTCGCCGTGCTGCACGCCGGGGAGCGGCCGGTGAGCTTCGTCCTGCCGGGACCGCCGTGGGCGGAGCGGTACGAGGTGGTCGTCGACACGTCCGAGGAGGACCAGGCGGCGGCGCCCGCCGTGACCCACCCGGCGGGCACGGCGATCACGGTACCGGCCCGCTCGGTGCTGCTCCTCAGGGTCGGCTGA
- a CDS encoding L,D-transpeptidase codes for MRHVHGRARRARAALAAVLTWAGLLAGAAGCTSDGVSRLGAPGKPPGPEQVIDVSPDDGSKGVRRDETLSVQVSDGRLESVRVVRSQDAQELPVPGRISADGRRWEPDDGKLAMAARYTVDAVAVDGDGRRSARHTTFSTQVPKERFIGYVTPENRSVVGTGMIVSLEFNREIEDRAAVERAVRVTAKPDVEIRPHWFGRNRLDFRPEHYWRPGTEVTVELRLRDVEGARGVYGLQYKTVAFTVGRSQVSLVDAQKHTMEVRRDGELLGTVPITAGAPKSPTYNGKMVVSAMYEVTRMNGSTVGFGGEYDIPDVPHAMRLTDSGTFLHGNYWAAASTFGATNVSHGCVGLRDVKGGDSETPAGWFFDRTLVGDVVEVVNSDDKRVAPDNGLGGWNMGWKEWKAGSALK; via the coding sequence GTGAGGCACGTACATGGGCGCGCGCGGCGCGCGAGGGCCGCACTGGCCGCCGTACTGACATGGGCAGGACTGCTGGCCGGGGCCGCCGGCTGCACGTCGGACGGCGTGAGCCGGCTCGGCGCGCCCGGCAAACCCCCCGGTCCCGAGCAGGTCATCGACGTCTCGCCGGACGACGGCAGCAAGGGCGTCCGCCGCGACGAGACACTCTCCGTACAGGTGTCCGACGGGCGTCTGGAGTCCGTGCGGGTCGTCAGGTCCCAGGACGCCCAGGAACTGCCGGTGCCCGGCCGGATCTCCGCGGACGGGCGGCGCTGGGAACCCGACGACGGGAAGCTGGCGATGGCCGCCCGGTACACCGTCGACGCCGTGGCCGTGGACGGCGACGGCCGCCGTTCCGCCCGGCACACCACCTTCAGCACGCAGGTGCCGAAGGAACGCTTCATTGGCTACGTCACCCCGGAGAACCGCTCCGTGGTCGGCACCGGAATGATCGTCAGCCTGGAGTTCAACCGGGAGATCGAGGACCGCGCGGCCGTCGAACGGGCCGTACGCGTCACCGCGAAGCCCGACGTCGAGATCCGCCCGCACTGGTTCGGCCGGAACCGTCTCGACTTCCGCCCCGAGCACTACTGGAGACCCGGCACCGAGGTCACCGTCGAGCTGCGGCTGAGGGACGTCGAGGGCGCACGCGGGGTCTACGGGCTCCAGTACAAGACGGTCGCGTTCACCGTCGGCCGCAGCCAGGTCTCGCTGGTCGACGCGCAGAAGCACACCATGGAGGTGCGCCGGGACGGCGAGCTGCTCGGGACGGTGCCGATCACCGCGGGGGCGCCCAAGAGCCCGACGTACAACGGGAAGATGGTGGTCAGCGCCATGTACGAGGTGACCCGGATGAACGGCAGCACGGTCGGCTTCGGCGGCGAGTACGACATCCCGGACGTCCCGCACGCCATGCGCCTCACCGACTCCGGCACCTTCCTGCACGGCAACTACTGGGCGGCGGCCAGTACGTTCGGCGCGACCAACGTCAGCCACGGCTGTGTCGGGCTGCGGGACGTCAAGGGTGGCGACTCGGAGACCCCGGCGGGCTGGTTCTTCGACCGGACGCTGGTCGGGGACGTCGTCGAGGTCGTCAACAGCGATGACAAAAGGGTCGCTCCCGACAACGGGCTCGGAGGATGGAACATGGGATGGAAGGAGTGGAAAGCGGGCAGTGCTCTGAAGTGA